One window from the genome of Andrena cerasifolii isolate SP2316 chromosome 3, iyAndCera1_principal, whole genome shotgun sequence encodes:
- the LOC143366564 gene encoding protein Abitram — protein MNTNSDTNEPSSKRIKSSDDVGKDSHNAHEQSQDTKTSQEDNNVDKNSEDQRNSEPLDNEDEEEKSLSNNDEDDSLFPFPPDNDITDMLEGVKYHGSFPTITERYFTAYYKLNVQSPADDICILMHSNRICMLSLAPSHAALQSDTEIVKVDFKVSNKLDRVLNKVSGKSKHGAQPLQANSNICIITCSDEKTYTIKCCIIGKLVEVNESLLGNPKLLLEPPHKGGYLAIVLPNIKLLDKMKEPLLTREQYDSKMLERQSAENQLEISDVCTTNISLKTTSEPMGNSSRLNSNEDQITLPVGS, from the coding sequence ATGAACACTAACTCggataccaacgaaccaagttcgaaaagaataaaatcctcCGACGACGTAGGAAAGGATTCTCATAATGCGCACGAGCAATCGCAAGATACAAAGACTTCACAAGAGGATAATAACGTAGATAAGAATTCTGAAGATCAGAGAAATTCAGAACCACTAGACaacgaagacgaagaagagAAATCTTTATCGAACAATGACGAAGATGATAGTTTATTTCCTTTTCCACCAGACAATGATATCACGGATATGTTAGAAGGAGTGAAATATCACGGATCGTTTCCAACAATTACAGAACGATACTTTACCGCTTATTACAAATTGAACGTACAAAGCCCTGCGGACGATATTTGTATATTAATGCACAGCAATCGTATATGCATGCTTTCTCTAGCTCCTAGTCACGCAGCTTTGCAAAGCGATACAGAAATAGTAAAAGTTGACTTCAAAGTCAGCAATAAGCTCGACAGAGTTTTGAACAAAGTGTCGGGTAAAAGTAAACACGGCGCTCAACCATTGCAAGCTAATTCCAATATTTGTATAATCACTTGCTCCGATGAGAAAACATATACCATAAAATGTTGCATAATCGGAAAGTTGGTGGAAGTGAATGAAAGCTTACTAGGAAATCCAAAACTTTTATTGGAACCTCCACACAAGGGTGGCTACTTAGCTATTGTACTCCCAAACATAAAACTCTTGGATAAAATGAAAGAACCTTTGTTAACGCGTGAACAGTACGACTCTAAGATGTTGGAGCGTCAGAGTGCCGAGAATCAGCTGGAAATATCGGACGTATGCACAACGAATATTTCATTGAAGACTACTTCGGAACCAATGGGTAATAGCTCTCGATTAAACTCTAACGAGGATCAGATTACATTACCCGTTGGAAGTTGA
- the Dak1 gene encoding cytidine/uridine monophosphate kinase Dak1 isoform X1, with translation MLTVFTAGLRLFTMSAIQKFEVLFVLGGPGAGKGTLCYHISKQYGYVHLSAGDLLREQRMKPGSQYGELIENHIINGSIVPVAITCSLLDQAMQASDNPHKRFLIDGFPRNQDNIDGWNEAMSDKCIVKGVLFCECSKEVCTQRCLKRGAAGSGRSDDNEEVLIQRHKTYLMNTLPIIEQFEKKGQVYKVNSMQSPKKVAEDTSKILSEIGW, from the exons ATGTTGACGGTGTTCACAGCTGGGCTGCGACTATTTACGATGTCTGCAATCCAGAAATTCGAGGTGTTGTTCGTTTTGGGTGGTCCTGGTGCCGGTAAAGGCACTTTGTGCTATCATATCTCGAAACAGTATGGTTATGTACATTTGTCAGCCGGCGACTTGCTACGAGAGCAACGCATGAAGCCTGGCTCGCAGTACGGCGAGCTTATCGAGAACCACATTATAAATGGATCAATCGTGCCCGTGGCGATCACCTGCAGCCTGCTCGATCAGGCCATGCAAGCCTCCGACAATCCGCACAAGAGGTTCTTGATAGACGGTTTCCCACGAAACCAGGATAACATTGATGGATGGAACGAG GCGATGTCTGATAAATGTATAGTGAAGGGAGTACTGTTCTGCGAATGTAGTAAGGAAGTCTGCACGCAGCGGTGCTTGAAGCGTGGTGCTGCAGGCAGCGGGCGGAGCGACGACAACGAAGAAGTTCTAATACAAAGACACAAGACATACCTAATGAATACCCTGCCTATAATTGAGCAGTTCGAGAAGAAGGGTCAGGTTTACAAAGTGAATAGCATGCAGTCACCGAAGAAGGTGGCCGAGGACACTTCGAAAATTCTATCGGAGATAGGATGGTAA
- the Dak1 gene encoding cytidine/uridine monophosphate kinase Dak1 isoform X2, producing the protein MSAIQKFEVLFVLGGPGAGKGTLCYHISKQYGYVHLSAGDLLREQRMKPGSQYGELIENHIINGSIVPVAITCSLLDQAMQASDNPHKRFLIDGFPRNQDNIDGWNEAMSDKCIVKGVLFCECSKEVCTQRCLKRGAAGSGRSDDNEEVLIQRHKTYLMNTLPIIEQFEKKGQVYKVNSMQSPKKVAEDTSKILSEIGW; encoded by the exons ATGTCTGCAATCCAGAAATTCGAGGTGTTGTTCGTTTTGGGTGGTCCTGGTGCCGGTAAAGGCACTTTGTGCTATCATATCTCGAAACAGTATGGTTATGTACATTTGTCAGCCGGCGACTTGCTACGAGAGCAACGCATGAAGCCTGGCTCGCAGTACGGCGAGCTTATCGAGAACCACATTATAAATGGATCAATCGTGCCCGTGGCGATCACCTGCAGCCTGCTCGATCAGGCCATGCAAGCCTCCGACAATCCGCACAAGAGGTTCTTGATAGACGGTTTCCCACGAAACCAGGATAACATTGATGGATGGAACGAG GCGATGTCTGATAAATGTATAGTGAAGGGAGTACTGTTCTGCGAATGTAGTAAGGAAGTCTGCACGCAGCGGTGCTTGAAGCGTGGTGCTGCAGGCAGCGGGCGGAGCGACGACAACGAAGAAGTTCTAATACAAAGACACAAGACATACCTAATGAATACCCTGCCTATAATTGAGCAGTTCGAGAAGAAGGGTCAGGTTTACAAAGTGAATAGCATGCAGTCACCGAAGAAGGTGGCCGAGGACACTTCGAAAATTCTATCGGAGATAGGATGGTAA
- the Coq2 gene encoding ubiquinone biosynthesis protein COQ2, mitochondrial: MILVRRCQRLIGSSKLLLSYYAESSQRNCAITHFHPRLTVHTSSFVYDKRSCKADNTFTSNVLKPVGDPPNENKETTHVGGEDVPQKRNAKFAAKMVDNSPSKIRPYLKLLRMDRPIGSWLLFWPCGWSIAMAATPGAWPDFQLLALFGIGAFVMRGAGCIINDMWDQDIDGMVARTKDRPLVTGEISPLQSLTFLGSQLTLGLLVLLQLNLYSIILGASSLVLVILYPVMKRVTYWPQLILGMTFNWGALLGWSAVQGSCNWSVCLPLYAAGVCWTLLYDTIYAHQDKVDDIIVGIKSTALKFGNRTKVYLTGFSTTMLTGLIASGVLTAQTWPYYGAVGLVGVHLANQVYSLNINNSADCAKKFISNHRVGMILFAGIILGNLMKDFPYKKDKSVEQEAIEESTSVKQMHRFSAL, encoded by the exons ATGATACTAGTCCGAAGGTGTCAGCGATTAATTGGTTCTAGCAAACTTCTGTTATCCTATTACGCAGAATCTAGTCAGAGGAACTGTGCCATTACCCATTTCCACCCTCGCCTCACAGTTCACACCTCAAGCTTTGTATACGATAAACGTAGCTGTAAGGCTGATAATACATTCACAAGCAATGTGTTGAAACCTGTCGGAGACCCACCGAATGAGAATAAAGAAACGACACATGTCGGAGGAGAAGATGTACCACAGAAACGGAACGCAAAATTCGCTGCAAAGATGGTGGATAATTCTCCGTCTAAGATACGACCCTACTTGAAACTGCTAAGAATGGACAGGCCCATAG GATCTTGGTTATTATTCTGGCCTTGCGGATGGAGCATAGCCATGGCAGCGACACCAGGTGCGTGGCCAGATTTCCAACTTCTGGCTCTGTTTGGGATAGGCGCGTTCGTGATGCGCGGAGCTGGATGCATTATAAACGACATGTGGGACCAAGATATCGACGGAATG GTAGCCAGAACAAAAGATAGACCATTGGTCACAGGAGAAATTTCGCCTCTACAATCACTTACTTTCCTTGGAAGCCAGTTAACTTTGGGATTACTTGTATTGTTGCAACTAAATCTTTATAGTATTATATTGGGTGCAAGTTCACTAG ttttgGTAATATTATATCCCGTCATGAAACGAGTAACATATTGGCCGCAGCTGATATTAGGAATGACTTTTAATTGGGGTGCGCTCTTGGGGTGGTCCGCCGTGCAAGGATCCTGCAACTGGTCCGTATGTCTACCACTTTATGCCGCTGGAGTTTGCTGGACTCTTTTGTATGACACTATATACGCGCATCAG GACAAAGTAGATGACATTATAGTGGGGATAAAATCAACAGCTTTAAAGTTTGGCAACAGGACAAAAGTGTACCTGACAGGATTTAGTACAACGATGCTAACAGGGTTAATTGCGTCAGGCGTATTAACTGCGCAGACTTGGCCGTATTATGGAGCAGTGGGATTAGTTGGTGTTCATCTTGCCAATCAG GTATATAgtttgaatattaataattctgCGGACTGTGCCAAGAAATTCATCTCCAATCACAGGGTAGGAATGATTCTATTTGCTGGAATTATATTAGGAAATCTAATGAAAGATTTTCCATATAAGAAAGATAAAAGTGTCGAGCAAGAAGCGATAGAAGAATCTACTTCTGTTAAACAGATGCATCGCTTCTCAGCATTATAA